In the genome of bacterium, one region contains:
- the trpS gene encoding tryptophan--tRNA ligase: MNRVLSGMRPTGPLHIGHYLGALGNWYRLQDEYECFYFVADWHALSTMYDEPATLAEYTEEIVKDWLSVGLDPDRSTLFLQSAILEHAELLVLLSMITPLAWLERVPSYKEVRQQMSHKDLSTYGFLGYPLLQAADIIVYKANYVPVGIDQLPHLELTREVVRRFNHMYSKGTEGVFPEPQELLTQAPRVPGTDGRKMSKSYNNAIYLKDSPETVWDKLRPMVTDPARVRKTDPGDPGKCPVFELHGFFSSPEHRDEVSEGCRTAGIGCIDCKKVLFEGLEKVMAPVREKRASFDDRPDLVRQILENGNDRARKEAARTMEAVRAAITLYGS, encoded by the coding sequence ATGAATCGTGTACTTTCCGGCATGAGGCCCACGGGCCCTCTTCACATCGGCCATTATCTCGGGGCCCTCGGCAACTGGTACCGTCTCCAGGACGAATACGAGTGCTTCTATTTCGTCGCCGACTGGCACGCCCTGTCCACGATGTACGACGAACCGGCCACCCTGGCCGAATACACCGAAGAGATCGTCAAGGACTGGCTGTCCGTCGGCCTGGACCCCGACCGGTCCACCCTGTTTCTCCAGTCGGCCATCCTGGAGCATGCGGAGCTTCTCGTGCTCCTGTCCATGATCACACCGTTGGCGTGGCTCGAAAGGGTGCCCTCATACAAGGAGGTCAGGCAGCAGATGTCCCACAAGGACCTTTCCACCTACGGGTTCCTGGGCTACCCGCTCCTTCAGGCTGCGGACATCATCGTCTACAAAGCCAACTACGTTCCGGTGGGGATCGACCAGCTGCCGCATCTCGAACTCACCCGGGAGGTCGTGCGGCGCTTCAATCATATGTATTCAAAGGGCACGGAGGGAGTATTTCCCGAGCCCCAGGAGCTGCTCACCCAGGCGCCCAGGGTGCCCGGGACCGACGGCAGGAAGATGAGCAAGAGCTACAACAACGCCATCTACCTCAAGGACAGCCCCGAAACCGTCTGGGACAAGCTCCGGCCCATGGTGACCGATCCGGCACGGGTCAGGAAAACGGATCCCGGCGATCCGGGGAAATGCCCTGTCTTCGAGCTGCACGGTTTCTTCTCCTCACCAGAGCACCGGGATGAAGTGTCCGAAGGGTGCCGGACTGCCGGCATCGGCTGCATCGACTGCAAAAAAGTCCTTTTCGAAGGTCTCGAGAAGGTCATGGCCCCTGTCCGGGAAAAGCGGGCTTCTTTCGACGACCGCCCCGATCTCGTCAGGCAGATCCTGGAAAACGGGAACGACCGTGCCAGGAAGGAAGCCGCACGGACCATGGAGGCCGTCCGGGCAGCCATCACCCTTTACGGGAGCTGA
- a CDS encoding segregation/condensation protein A — protein MPEEKQPTNAETSPLAAYRIELESFQGPLDLLLHLIRKNELDITDIPIAQVTEQYLAYLEMMRELDLEVASEFLVMASTLVYIKSRMLLPVDEEEEEGEGEDPREELIRRLLEYQKYKKAAEEFASLPVLHHDIFVRPETTVAPASDELFTEASLFQLMDAFQRVLDDAEKRLPVELSREPFTLEEGFAFIVARLTAEPSLRFRNLFTGLDSRRKIVTVFLGVLEMIRSGRLIAVQKDYGEPISLVLNGPPETGGDDQEQS, from the coding sequence ATGCCGGAGGAAAAACAGCCAACCAATGCGGAAACCAGCCCTCTCGCGGCTTACCGCATCGAGCTGGAATCGTTCCAGGGCCCCCTGGACCTGCTGCTGCACCTCATCCGCAAGAACGAGCTCGATATCACCGACATCCCCATCGCCCAGGTGACGGAGCAGTACCTGGCCTACCTGGAGATGATGCGGGAACTCGACCTGGAGGTGGCCAGTGAGTTCCTGGTTATGGCCTCCACCCTGGTGTACATCAAGTCCCGGATGCTCCTTCCTGTGGACGAGGAGGAAGAGGAGGGTGAGGGGGAGGACCCGCGGGAAGAGCTCATCCGCCGGCTCCTTGAATACCAGAAGTACAAGAAAGCGGCCGAGGAGTTCGCCTCTTTGCCGGTCCTGCACCATGACATCTTCGTCAGGCCCGAAACCACCGTGGCGCCCGCTTCCGACGAGCTTTTCACCGAGGCGTCCCTGTTCCAGCTCATGGACGCCTTCCAGAGGGTCCTTGACGATGCCGAAAAGCGTCTGCCCGTGGAACTCTCCCGGGAACCGTTCACCCTTGAAGAAGGGTTCGCCTTTATCGTGGCCCGCTTGACCGCTGAACCCAGCCTGCGTTTCCGGAACCTGTTCACAGGCCTCGACAGTAGAAGAAAGATCGTGACCGTGTTTCTGGGGGTCCTGGAGATGATCCGATCCGGACGCCTCATCGCCGTCCAGAAAGATTATGGTGAACCGATCAGCCTCGTCCTCAACGGGCCGCCGGAAACCGGGGGAGATGATCAAGAACAATCCTGA
- the scpB gene encoding SMC-Scp complex subunit ScpB — protein MSKDSDRAVIEALLFASSRPLTVDSLSEASGWNKKLVRDAVEALKGEYEAQGRGFSLEEVAGGYQLRSDPRFADQVRKLFTSRSRRRFTRSSLETVAIVAYRQPVTRAEIEQIRGVDSGAVLKTLLSQVMIRILGRKEAPGRPILYGTTREFLEYFGLRDLESLPTLEEVAELLEEGEDGLDAETRGHGDTEEPESGTVTVKTENSESSPNIENHKSDSDTQTGSNEEEGL, from the coding sequence ATGAGTAAGGACAGCGACCGTGCCGTCATCGAGGCACTCCTTTTCGCCTCGTCACGGCCCTTGACCGTGGATAGCCTCTCGGAAGCCTCGGGATGGAATAAAAAGTTGGTCAGGGACGCCGTAGAAGCCCTAAAGGGAGAATACGAGGCCCAGGGGAGGGGGTTTTCCCTGGAAGAGGTGGCGGGCGGCTACCAACTGCGAAGCGACCCCCGTTTCGCTGACCAGGTGAGAAAGCTTTTCACCTCGCGAAGCCGCCGGCGGTTCACCCGCTCCAGCCTCGAAACCGTCGCCATCGTCGCCTACAGGCAGCCGGTCACGAGGGCCGAGATCGAGCAGATCAGGGGCGTCGATTCCGGCGCCGTCCTCAAGACCCTTCTCTCCCAGGTCATGATCCGCATCCTCGGACGGAAAGAAGCCCCCGGGCGTCCCATCCTCTACGGTACGACCAGGGAGTTCCTGGAGTATTTCGGACTGAGGGACCTGGAATCCCTGCCGACGCTGGAGGAGGTGGCGGAGCTGCTGGAGGAAGGGGAGGATGGCCTCGACGCGGAGACACGGGGACACGGGGACACGGAGGAACCTGAATCAGGAACCGTTACGGTGAAAACTGAGAACTCTGAATCATCTCCTAATATAGAAAATCATAAGAGCGACTCGGATACACAGACAGGTAGCAATGAGGAAGAAGGATTATGA